A region of Rattus rattus isolate New Zealand chromosome 7, Rrattus_CSIRO_v1, whole genome shotgun sequence DNA encodes the following proteins:
- the Fndc4 gene encoding fibronectin type III domain-containing protein 4 codes for MSSGCLWAPPANSVETMASLMPLSPYLSPTVLLLVSCDLGFVRADRPPSPVNVTVTHLRANSATVSWDVPEGNIVIGYSISQQRQNGPGQRVIREVNTTTRACALWGLAEDSDYTVQVRSIGLRGESPPGPRVHFRTLKGSDRLPSNSSSPGDITVEGLDGERPLQTGEVVIIVVVLLMWAAVIGLFCRQYDIIKDNDSNNNPKEKGKGPEQSPQGRPVGTRQKKSPSINTIDV; via the exons ATGTCAAGCGGATGCCTCTGGGCCCCTCCAGCGAACTCGGTGGAAACCATGGCTTCTTTGATGCCTCTTTCCCCATATCTGAGTCCCACGGTCCTCCTGCTGGTCAGCTGTGACCTGGGTTTTGTGCGAGCAG ACCGACCTCCCTCTCCTGTGAATGTGACGGTCACTCATCTCAGAGCCAACTCGGCCACTGTGTCCTGGGACGTCCCAGAAGGCAACATCGTCATTGGCTACTCTATTTCCCAGCAA CGACAGAATGGCCCGGGGCAGCGTGTAATCAGAGAGGTGAACACCACCACCAGGGCCTGTGCTCTTTGGGGCCTGGCCGAAGACAGCGACTATACAGTGCAGGTCAGGAGCATTGGCCTTCGAGGAGAGAGCCCCCCAGGGCCCCGGGTGCACTTCCGCACTCTCAAGGGTTCTGACAGGCTGCCCTCCAACAGCTCCAGCCCAG GTGACATTACAGTGGAGGGGCTGGATGGAGAACGGCCATTGCAGACAGGGGAAGTCGTCATCATTGTGGTGGTATTGCTCATGTGGGCTG CTGTGATCGGGCTATTCTGCCGTCAGTATGACATCATCAAGGACAACGACTCTAACAACAACcccaaggagaaggggaaggggcctGAACAGAGTCCTCAGGGAAGGCCAGTGGGGACCAGACAG AAAAAGTCCCCATCCATCAACACCATTGACGTTTGA